ACATACCACGGAGAGGTTATTCCCAGAGCCATTTGAATCAAAAGTTTATCGTCCATCCAATATGGATTGGATGAACACAATATTAAATTACCCACTCAATCTTGAGGAGATCCATAATTATTAACTTCATGCATGCCAAATACATAGGTTGTTTTCATAAATTCAATTTTAGATTATCGACATTTATTGCTAAATAATTCTCTCCGTCTTTGATAATAACATCTTCAGTCCCAGTATACTTATAGAATTGTTTTGGCTCCTCCACTATAACAGTATAGGATGTATTGTCGTAAACTCCAAGAACTACTTCACAATCACCTGATTTGTTGGTATTCAGTTTTAGCCTGTTTCCTCCAACAACATTGCATGTCAGATTTTCATAGTTCAATTTGATTGATACAGTTGCATTTTCAATAGGATTTCCTTCTCTTAATGCATTAATCTTCAAAATGCCTGTTCTATTCACATATAAATCTGTGCAATCATTGAAACTACCATTATCATCAAAAACGACAACTTTTCCTATTAAATAGTTTTTTTCAACTGTAAAATATGATTGGTTGTTTTTCGGATACCACAGGTTGAACCCAGAGTCTGCTATTTGCCATGAGTTGTTAATCCATACTTCTGTCCATCGGTGATTTTCCGTTCTATAATTAATAGGGTCTATAAAGCCATCAATGCCCACTTTTCTGTATGTTAGATTTGTCCTGTTGGCCATATCTTCAAAAATCAATGCTCTTTCTTCACAGTTTGCCCTTCGAATATAGACAAACCACTGTGGATCCCTGTAACTAAAACGAAGAAGGTAGTCACGTAAAATGCTAGACTTGGTAAAGTAAAAGGGCTTTAAGAACAAACCATTTTCCCAATCTATAATGATCTGTGTTTTTTCGGTATCATTATCTGATGCCAGGCGGATCTTTTCACCGGTTCTGTTTAAGTGGTAACTGATTTCATCTTTATCATAATCCGGAAGGTACGAATACTGTGAAGCTAACATTAGTAATAAGTACACAAGCAATAAAAATATGGCAAATGAAAATTGAACAACTTTTGATTGAGTATCAGTTAATTTTATTTTCATGACATCCTCATCAATCTTTTACGACAATTAACAACTGATTATCAATTCTGATCAATGGCAAGCTTTCAGGTGTGGTTGCATCTAAAACCAGATGTGACACATATCCTGCTCCCAGGAATCCAATCATGAACATATTTGCTGAGTTCGCACCAGTCAACAAATGGTAGCTAAGAAGACCAGTTATTATGAGTACAAAAAATGAATGAAAGAAACGTCTATGATGCGGGTTCGTGGCTGGTTCTATTATATCAGGTAAGATAGACCCAACAGTTGAAAGTGCTATTGCAACAAGGATTGACAATGAACCGGACAGAAAATCATTTTGACCATGCAGTATGCTAAGAGTTAATATTCCAACTATGATACCAACTGTGAAATGAACATTAAAATTAGGCATTAAATCACCTTCTTTTCTTTTTCGGCATTTCTATCTGAAAGGTTGTTCCTTTTCTTTGAGATGCACTTCTTCGAAATGTGGATTGCTGTTGCTTATCAGTGTATAGAGAGCTTTCAGTTTCCACTTCAATCAATTTGCGTCTGTTACCTTTTGTGGCCTCGATATCTGGTATCCTTTTATCTTTTCCAATTGGAGTTGGCTTCTTAAATCCCGGTATATCTGCTTTTACAGCATAGCCATTTTTTTTCAGGTCGTTTGCGTGTTCTCGGACGCATCTGTCGTGTTCAGACTGATTAGATCTTTTTCTCTGTGCCATAATTGTTCACATACACTTAAAAGCACCAATAATACTTAAATATAATGTTTAATTTAATAAAGGCAACTTAAGTATATTGAATTCTGGTATTTCCGAAAAGAGTGAATGATAATTGCAAGCTGCTAGAATTTATTAGAGCATGCGCCAACTACACAGCCATTATAATCCCATCCATGTACATCTTTGGCAGTATCTCTATGGAAAGGTCCCTGACCTGTATCATCCCGACATACTGCTTTGCCTGGAAACTATTGTGAAACAAGGCTAAAAGTTCACTTATTGAATGAATGAGTTTGTCGATGAGGTAGAAGTGATTAGAGTATGGACGGAGTATGGGGTTGGAGTAGGAGAGGTGTGTTAGAAGAAGGTGATTGAGTAACAATACCCTAAGATATTCGAAGAATCTCAAAATCACAACGAGGACATTATTTCCCCTTTAGTTCCATAAATTCCTCATCCATACCATATTTAACTACATCAATCTCATTAAATTTCCTTAAAATATCGTCTGCATTTATCGATGGCAATTGAAATGGAAAAAGTGCAGGCGAAGTAGTTGCCATCTTCAAAGACAGTTTATCTTCTGGAATTGCATGCAGTATTGATTCAAGGAGTAAAATAGAAACATCTTTATCAAGCAGCATATGCATATTTTTATTTTTCTCGTAGCATCCAGGACATTCAGAATCTTGCAAAATTCCCCATGCTATGATAGAACGAATAACAAATTGGGCATTTCTGCTGACAGTCTGCCTATCACCATACTGTTCTTTAAGCCTGTTAATTATCTGTTGGTGAGTAATTTTATCCTGAAGGTTTAATAATCTTCCAATATGTAATGCTACATTAAACCAGAATGGATATGACGCTGATATCATTGCCCAGTGTATTGCAAGTGCCTGAGAAGGATGTTTTTGTAATAGTTTCAAAGCCAAATCTCTGAAATCAATAAGTTCTGGATCGGGAGATACCCATATTTTCATCAAATTGCTAACAACAAACTTACAGGTATTCAGACTACGTTGTTCTTCTGAGCCATCTCCCTTATGGACAATAAGATAGATATTTAACTCTTCACGTATGGACTTTTCATCCATTCCAGCAAGAAGCATACTTGCAGTTTTTTCCATCCACTCATATCGGATAAGTTGTTTGATACCAATAGAAATGTGTCTTTTACCCATCAATGAGTCCTCTTTTCAAACGTAACAAGTGGTACAATAACTTCTTCTATGGAGATTCCACCATGCCCAACTATGACTTCTCCTTCCTTTACAAATGCATCGCTTCCTTCAGCCACCAGCGGGAAATAAGCAGGAGGTAGACCTATTGGATTCCATTTTACTGCAAAAGGTAATGTTTTGGCGACCGAATCTCTCAGTTCGGGAGTCGGATAAACTCTTACCCTTTCACCACGTGTTTCAGCTATAGCTCCCTCAGAAGGACTTCCTTTTCCACTACATTCTATATTACCGTGATCGGATGTTAGCCACACCTGATAATCATGATCTAAAAGGTATCCAATGAGAGAGGAAAGAAATCCTTCCTTACACCATTGTCTGATCTGATTATGCATTCCTGAAGCACCTAACTGCATTCCATGCATTATCTTATCAACCTTGTCAACAACCAAACCAATGATTTTGGTTTGATCGATATTTAAGATTTCATCAAGTATTTCACTAACATTGCCATCTCCCAAGCTACGCTGGTAACCAATTTCCAAGCGTGATATGCCTATTTCTTCCCAGAACTGCCTCCATAGGTTGCTTTCATTATTTGTTGTGTTAATTGATTTAGGATAGTAAATAGGCGGTTTACCCGAAAAAACAGCCTGTCTTGATACAGATGTCAACGTAGGTATCCAAGCAAAAGTCGCTGATTCTCTCAAGACAAGATCAGGTTTTTTTTCATGAAGTACTTTTTTAACGGAGACCCATTGGTCAAGGGAAAGACCATCAACAACAACAAGTGCTAACTTCATGTCCCTCTCAGATTCCAGTTCCCTTGCCATACAACGAGGAACATGATGAAGCATAGCAGGATTTGTAGGAGGAAGGTTGATCAGGCTAGCACAATGGCTAATAAGCCAATTTGTAAAGTTAGTATTTACAAGATCATTGATTTGATTGAATTTTTCAAGTTTTTCCTTTTGGTCTGTTGTATGAATAAGAGCTCTTAATTCTGCCCATTTCATAGCGAAGTCAATCCATTCTGAGTAACGGAACTCAGAAGCATGAAGTGTTTTTTCGAGAATCCCGATAAGGCTGTTAATACGAAGCTCAGGATCAGTGTCATACGTTTTAGATATGCCACTTATGATCCAGGGATTGCTTTCGATACTAATGTCTGCTTTTTGAACTGGCATGAGTTTGCCTTCAACAAATAGATTATCAACGTAAATACGGATGTCCTCATGATTAAATGGTAATGTTATTGGTCCTGTATATTTCAGATTGTAAGCTGAAGTTTCTTTGATTATCTGGTTTCCATGAGCCAGCACATCAAGGAAAGCAGGCCAACGTTCCTGTAGAAATGCAAAAAAAGCTCCATCATCGAAGACGATAGTATCAAGTGGCCAGTCATGAAAACGATTGTTATCTTTTAATAGCTGAACTAATCGATCGCACAAGACCGGCGGTATTTTGAGCTTATTGTAATGAATCCTAAGTAGTGTACGAAGTAGTTCTACATCGTTGTTGATAAGATTTGCTGCAATTCCAAAAACATGTAAAAGTATAAAATCCTTGGTAGCATTGTCACCAAGCTTATTTGGAGAATATTTGGTTTGAGCATCAAATAACTCATCTAAAAAACTGCGATCCAGTTTTTCGATAACTGAATAGCTGAGATTGGGAAAAATGGCTCCTAGATTGAAGGGTAATTCTCTTCCGGCTTTGAGGAGATCATTAGGCAAATCATCTAGCTCGGAGTTATGTAGCCTAAGTATGACTCCCTGTTTGGTTTGTATTCCCTGATCCCATAAGCTTCTGTATCCTGACTCATAGGCATACCGGAATTCAACAGGATCATTGAAATCAATTAGATCAAAACCGCGGTTTTTGAGTTCAACAGAGAGTCTTTCTTCGGTAAGCAGGTCATCAGGGTCACTTACTATGGTAAGTTTGCTTACGTTTGGTATGAACTCGCGGAGTATAATGTCTCTCCAACTACCTGTACTCATATGTCTCTCCTTTGTATTTGCATTAACAATAGTGGTTTTATCTCAGGTACAGTCTGCCTTGCAATTTCAAGCTCTTCTTTCCATTCGTTCTCTTCAGAGATGCATTTGTCCAGACGGTATTGACGAACTTCGGGAAGACCAATCCGCTCAATAGCTTTTCTCCTTGCTGTAAATGCATGGTAGCCTCTTGTTTCTTCATGTTCGATGGCAGAATTATGGTTCTGCTGGAGTATATCAAATACTTCCTTCCCGGCAGATTCGGCAGCATTGACAAGTTTCTCATATGCATTTACTGATGCTTTGTGGTCAAGAGAACACAAAACATTTAGATCTGTTGTCTGCATGATATCCCAGATATGACGAGCAGTTGGAAGGAACAGCTTTCCTTCGTCAGAAACAAAAACACTTAGATATCTTCTTCTTATTTGTGGAATTGTCATGGTATGACTGTTATTGTGTGTGCCCGCAAGCAAGCGAATCTCGAACAGTCCCCACAGACCGGATATACTGGGTGATAATTCATCTATAGAAATACATGGTATCGGTTGTCCTGATGCAATCAATGGTAGATTGAGAGCTAATCCTCTGATCTTATTATCTTCCAGATTAAGTAACGAAACATCAGTATTGAATTCGGCTACACTTGAACTAAAAGTACACTTCAAAGAAACTTTACTGTCAGGCCACTTAAGTTCCCATGAATCTCTTTTGCGTATTGCCTGACCACCGTGAGAGTTTAGGTAACCTACTGTCATACGTTCGACCCAATGAGGCAATGGATGAGAGCGGAGACGTTCTGCGGTTTGTAAGTCAGGTTCTTCTGATATACCATAAATCGGTGATGATTCACAAATCTCATGAATCTCTTCTCGAATCTTGGATACTGTATAATCAACTGAAGCTTCAACATTATTGGGATCAAGAATTGCAGAAGCAAAAATACCTTCGAATAATTCTCCAGCCTGAGCAGAGTCAAGCACATCGCCGGTTTTGTCGATACCAAATTCATCCAGAATGACTGAGAGCTTCTGCTCCAGGACTTCCCTGACCCTAAATTCTATTGAATCCTGGAAAAGGAAATTTATCGCTCTTACAATCTTCATCTGGCCTATACGATCCACACGACCGATACGTTGTTCCAGTCTCATTGGATTCCAAGGAATGTCATAGTTTATGATAACATGACAGAACTGCAGGTTGAGACCTTCACCACCTGCATCGGTAGAGATGAGTACACGAACTTTGTTGCAGAAATCATCCTGAACCTTTTTCCTTTCATCCATATCCATGGAACCGTTGAGTGTTACTACAGAGATACCTCGAGCTTCAAGGAATTCTTTAAGCATCTGCTGAGTTGGGACGAATTCGGTAAATATCAGTAATTTGAGGTCTGCTTCATTCTCATCAGCCTGGAGCTGATATATCCATTCTATCAGTGTTTCTGCCTTGGCGTCAGGTCCTTCCTGCTCACATTTGTAGGCAGCATCAAGAAGTTTTTCGACCTGGGCTCTTTCATTTTGCATGGCAGAAATACGGGATTTGAGAAGCTCATCAAGCAATTCCTGCCCATCCATGTCGTAAAGTTCATCTAAGTCATCACTGGAACCAGTTATTTCTTCCAAACGCTGAGAAGTTCGAAGTTCTGTGTCTTTCAGAACCTCAAGCCGACGTTCCAGTGTAGTTCGAATAGCCCTTGTACTTGAAACCACAAGCCTTTGCATGAGTATCATCAGGAAGCCAATATGCTGCTTCTTTTCTCTTAGTGCCTGGTTATACCCTTCACGGACGTATTCTGTTACGGCTTCATAGAGCATCTGCTGTGATCTATGTCGTTCTTCCCATGTAACCGGTACCATCTTTGTAACACGAGGTTTGAACAGCGGCTTACCTTCTCCATCAACTGCTTTGCGTTTCTCTGTACGGATAACATAAGGTGCTACTCGTTCACGGGTGACACTATCCATGTCTGGGAATGTCTTATCATCCAATAGACTTATCAAACGATGAAATGCATCACTTTTTCCCTGATGTGGTGTTGCTGAAAGCAATAGAAGATACGGTGCAGCTTCTGCAAGTCCTCTTCCAAGTTTATATCTGGCAACCTGATCCGTACTGCCTCCTAACCTGTGTGATTCATCAACAACGACCAGATCCCACCCGGCAGTGATCAGATCTTCAAATCTGGAGCGGTTATACTCATCAATACGTTCCTGACTCCATCCTCTGCGTTTATCCATGGGCTTGACAGAGTCAAGGGATACTATCACCTGATCGAACATCCTCCATGGATTTGCATGCTGCAGTTCATCAGGTTCATCCAGGAACCGGAGCTTGGTACCCTGTGCCCAATAGCGAGAATGGTTACCACTGATTATTCTTTTTATCGTTGCAAGGTCTTCGCCGAAAACAAGCTGGAAATCCTCGTTGAAGTGCGTATGCATCTCACTGACCCACTGTGTAGCCAGACCTTTCGGCGCAACAACCAGTATACGACGAACAAGTCCTCTCAATTTGAGCTCACGCATGATAAGCCCGGCTTCAATGGTCTTTCCAAGACCAACTTCATCAGCCAGCAGGTACCGCACCTTATCTCCTGAAACAGCCCTTGAGAGAACACGTATCTGATGTGGAAGCGGAATGACATTAGACTCCATCGGTGCCAGCAGCACAGGTCCATCCGAATCATGTGAACCGCCCTCCAGCACTTCAGCTACCTTTGCTGCTGCAGCGACATACGTAATTCGGTTTGCTTCAATCTCCGGCTGTACATTTGCAGCTAATGGTCGCAATGCTGATTGTGGAACCCTGAACACAGTATCCTGATTTGGAAGCCAGATACGATAAACTACATTTCCCCACAGGTTTTGTTCTTCGATTATTTTGCAGGGTGATTTGTGGATGGTGGAGTATTGCCAAGAATGGATATTAGTGAGATTTAATTCATTCATTTTAACGTCTCAAAAAAGAGCCTGTTTGGCTTTATTTTTCGTTTCGACCAATGTTCTTCAATAGATTGGATGAATTCAGGACGTACCAACTTAGCACGTTTTCCAAGCCAGTCGCCGTCATCAAATCTTATATAAATACCTTCTGCAGATTCGTTACCGAAGCATGATTTTGATAGCAAAGATGTCAGGTCTTCAAGGGAAAAATGTCCTTTTTTAATTATCGGTACTCCAGAAATGCCAGCATTGTTGAATATTTCATCTCTTCTTTGGCATGAAAAGAATTTTAAATCTTGTTTGTTGAATATATCAAATCCTAAGAACCAGTCTGGTAAACGCTCATAATAAACAGAATGCTGTGCATAACACCATTCTCCAAAC
The sequence above is a segment of the uncultured Methanolobus sp. genome. Coding sequences within it:
- a CDS encoding helicase-related protein, translating into MNELNLTNIHSWQYSTIHKSPCKIIEEQNLWGNVVYRIWLPNQDTVFRVPQSALRPLAANVQPEIEANRITYVAAAAKVAEVLEGGSHDSDGPVLLAPMESNVIPLPHQIRVLSRAVSGDKVRYLLADEVGLGKTIEAGLIMRELKLRGLVRRILVVAPKGLATQWVSEMHTHFNEDFQLVFGEDLATIKRIISGNHSRYWAQGTKLRFLDEPDELQHANPWRMFDQVIVSLDSVKPMDKRRGWSQERIDEYNRSRFEDLITAGWDLVVVDESHRLGGSTDQVARYKLGRGLAEAAPYLLLLSATPHQGKSDAFHRLISLLDDKTFPDMDSVTRERVAPYVIRTEKRKAVDGEGKPLFKPRVTKMVPVTWEERHRSQQMLYEAVTEYVREGYNQALREKKQHIGFLMILMQRLVVSSTRAIRTTLERRLEVLKDTELRTSQRLEEITGSSDDLDELYDMDGQELLDELLKSRISAMQNERAQVEKLLDAAYKCEQEGPDAKAETLIEWIYQLQADENEADLKLLIFTEFVPTQQMLKEFLEARGISVVTLNGSMDMDERKKVQDDFCNKVRVLISTDAGGEGLNLQFCHVIINYDIPWNPMRLEQRIGRVDRIGQMKIVRAINFLFQDSIEFRVREVLEQKLSVILDEFGIDKTGDVLDSAQAGELFEGIFASAILDPNNVEASVDYTVSKIREEIHEICESSPIYGISEEPDLQTAERLRSHPLPHWVERMTVGYLNSHGGQAIRKRDSWELKWPDSKVSLKCTFSSSVAEFNTDVSLLNLEDNKIRGLALNLPLIASGQPIPCISIDELSPSISGLWGLFEIRLLAGTHNNSHTMTIPQIRRRYLSVFVSDEGKLFLPTARHIWDIMQTTDLNVLCSLDHKASVNAYEKLVNAAESAGKEVFDILQQNHNSAIEHEETRGYHAFTARRKAIERIGLPEVRQYRLDKCISEENEWKEELEIARQTVPEIKPLLLMQIQRRDI
- a CDS encoding transglutaminase-like domain-containing protein; this encodes MKIKLTDTQSKVVQFSFAIFLLLVYLLLMLASQYSYLPDYDKDEISYHLNRTGEKIRLASDNDTEKTQIIIDWENGLFLKPFYFTKSSILRDYLLRFSYRDPQWFVYIRRANCEERALIFEDMANRTNLTYRKVGIDGFIDPINYRTENHRWTEVWINNSWQIADSGFNLWYPKNNQSYFTVEKNYLIGKVVVFDDNGSFNDCTDLYVNRTGILKINALREGNPIENATVSIKLNYENLTCNVVGGNRLKLNTNKSGDCEVVLGVYDNTSYTVIVEEPKQFYKYTGTEDVIIKDGENYLAINVDNLKLNL
- the pglZ gene encoding BREX-3 system phosphatase PglZ → MSTGSWRDIILREFIPNVSKLTIVSDPDDLLTEERLSVELKNRGFDLIDFNDPVEFRYAYESGYRSLWDQGIQTKQGVILRLHNSELDDLPNDLLKAGRELPFNLGAIFPNLSYSVIEKLDRSFLDELFDAQTKYSPNKLGDNATKDFILLHVFGIAANLINNDVELLRTLLRIHYNKLKIPPVLCDRLVQLLKDNNRFHDWPLDTIVFDDGAFFAFLQERWPAFLDVLAHGNQIIKETSAYNLKYTGPITLPFNHEDIRIYVDNLFVEGKLMPVQKADISIESNPWIISGISKTYDTDPELRINSLIGILEKTLHASEFRYSEWIDFAMKWAELRALIHTTDQKEKLEKFNQINDLVNTNFTNWLISHCASLINLPPTNPAMLHHVPRCMARELESERDMKLALVVVDGLSLDQWVSVKKVLHEKKPDLVLRESATFAWIPTLTSVSRQAVFSGKPPIYYPKSINTTNNESNLWRQFWEEIGISRLEIGYQRSLGDGNVSEILDEILNIDQTKIIGLVVDKVDKIMHGMQLGASGMHNQIRQWCKEGFLSSLIGYLLDHDYQVWLTSDHGNIECSGKGSPSEGAIAETRGERVRVYPTPELRDSVAKTLPFAVKWNPIGLPPAYFPLVAEGSDAFVKEGEVIVGHGGISIEEVIVPLVTFEKRTH
- a CDS encoding metal-dependent hydrolase, which codes for MPNFNVHFTVGIIVGILTLSILHGQNDFLSGSLSILVAIALSTVGSILPDIIEPATNPHHRRFFHSFFVLIITGLLSYHLLTGANSANMFMIGFLGAGYVSHLVLDATTPESLPLIRIDNQLLIVVKD
- a CDS encoding RNA ligase family protein — its product is MSERERNDFLSHELVIEEKVDGANLGISFDSSGNIRLQNRGSYLNAPYQGQWKKLFEWLTPKTDLLFEVLQDKLILFGEWCYAQHSVYYERLPDWFLGFDIFNKQDLKFFSCQRRDEIFNNAGISGVPIIKKGHFSLEDLTSLLSKSCFGNESAEGIYIRFDDGDWLGKRAKLVRPEFIQSIEEHWSKRKIKPNRLFFETLK